In Fibrobacter sp. UWR3, one DNA window encodes the following:
- a CDS encoding nitrilase-related carbon-nitrogen hydrolase, whose translation MLEIFLVQMEVAPNDKAKNFAKVEALTQGIRKEAGSLEGKANAGLIVLPEMFATGYLPLHPESAAEDFSSDSAGETAQFLYKLANRTGCAVMGAGISGKDACDIRTAPLTNHASVYMPGNATEYAHYDKRKPFFMEQGKFRAGDNINLFKINEWTIAPTICFDLRFPELYRDAVKAGANLFTVQAAWPEARINHWNTLLKARAIENQAYVAAVNCVSPDGKYTGNSQIINPQGEVIAQAESGKECVISASLDMESLLKYRKVFPVLKEI comes from the coding sequence CGAAAAACTTCGCCAAGGTCGAGGCGCTCACGCAAGGGATCCGCAAGGAGGCCGGCTCTTTGGAAGGCAAAGCCAATGCGGGACTCATCGTGCTGCCCGAGATGTTCGCCACAGGCTACCTTCCGCTGCACCCGGAAAGCGCCGCCGAGGATTTTTCAAGCGATAGCGCAGGCGAAACCGCGCAGTTTTTGTACAAACTAGCAAACCGCACGGGATGCGCAGTCATGGGTGCGGGAATTTCTGGTAAGGATGCTTGCGATATTAGGACGGCGCCGCTCACGAATCACGCGAGCGTGTATATGCCGGGCAATGCCACGGAATACGCACACTACGACAAGCGCAAGCCCTTCTTTATGGAACAGGGAAAGTTCCGCGCAGGCGACAATATTAATTTATTCAAAATCAACGAATGGACCATCGCGCCGACAATATGCTTCGACCTGCGCTTCCCGGAACTCTACCGCGATGCCGTAAAGGCGGGAGCGAACCTCTTCACGGTGCAAGCCGCCTGGCCCGAAGCAAGAATCAATCACTGGAACACTTTGCTCAAAGCTCGCGCCATCGAAAACCAGGCGTATGTCGCCGCAGTGAACTGCGTTTCGCCAGATGGAAAGTACACAGGAAATTCACAAATTATCAACCCGCAAGGTGAAGTTATCGCGCAGGCGGAATCGGGTAAAGAATGTGTAATTTCGGCGTCGCTCGACATGGAATCCCTGCTAAAATATCGCAAGGTTTTTCCAGTGCTCAAAGAGATTTAG